The following are encoded in a window of Sphaerisporangium siamense genomic DNA:
- a CDS encoding DUF6328 family protein: MTLSDMAGQESDETHKERVDRELGELLQGLRVAATGVQVMFAFLLTLPFSTGFDKVDSSGRWLFYIAMLSAAVASICFIAPATQHRILFRTKLKEMMLHRANRLGVVGGIALAIAMSCSTGLVVEAFLGVLPAALLAAGVAGLSGWLWFVQPLVSRYRRREPLREV, encoded by the coding sequence ATGACGTTGAGTGACATGGCGGGACAGGAGTCGGACGAGACCCACAAAGAGCGGGTCGACCGCGAGCTCGGGGAGTTACTCCAAGGGCTGCGCGTGGCCGCCACGGGCGTGCAGGTGATGTTCGCGTTCCTGCTCACCCTCCCCTTCTCCACAGGCTTCGACAAGGTCGACTCATCCGGGCGGTGGCTGTTCTACATCGCCATGCTGAGCGCCGCCGTCGCCTCCATCTGCTTCATCGCCCCCGCGACCCAGCACAGGATCCTGTTCCGCACGAAGCTGAAGGAGATGATGCTGCACCGGGCCAACCGGCTCGGCGTCGTCGGCGGCATCGCCCTGGCGATCGCGATGTCCTGCTCGACCGGCCTGGTCGTGGAGGCGTTCCTCGGCGTGCTGCCCGCCGCGCTCCTGGCGGCGGGAGTGGCGGGACTGAGCGGCTGGCTGTGGTTCGTGCAGCCGCTGGTGTCGCGCTACCGGCGCCGTGAGCCGCTGCGGGAGGTCTGA
- a CDS encoding DUF1360 domain-containing protein, which produces MTNSVTNTLRKEERAYENGTDRPLGSYLRILTVYGGAVAGLVGLGRLVGARPPERIAPLDLVLMGLTTHRMSRTLSKDPVTSPLRAPFTRYAGVSGPAELKEEVRGHGVKHAIGELVTCPFCLAQWVATAYAAGMVFAPGLTRLAGATMSAVAVSDWLQLAYARLMKATEEGS; this is translated from the coding sequence ATGACCAATTCTGTGACGAATACGCTTCGTAAGGAGGAACGGGCCTACGAGAACGGAACCGATCGGCCGCTCGGCTCCTACCTGCGCATCCTGACGGTGTACGGGGGCGCGGTGGCGGGCCTCGTCGGGCTCGGCCGGCTGGTCGGCGCGAGGCCGCCGGAACGGATCGCCCCGCTGGACCTCGTGCTGATGGGGCTGACCACGCACCGGATGTCCCGCACCCTCAGCAAGGACCCGGTGACGAGCCCGCTCCGTGCCCCCTTCACACGGTACGCCGGGGTGAGCGGCCCTGCCGAACTGAAGGAGGAGGTTCGCGGCCACGGCGTCAAACACGCCATCGGCGAGCTGGTGACCTGCCCGTTCTGTCTGGCGCAGTGGGTGGCGACCGCGTACGCCGCCGGCATGGTGTTCGCGCCGGGCCTGACCCGGCTGGCCGGGGCGACCATGTCGGCCGTCGCGGTCTCCGACTGGCTCCAGCTCGCCTACGCGCGCCTCATGAAGGCGACCGAGGAGGGCTCATGA
- a CDS encoding PRC-barrel domain containing protein, translating to MQKDLWSYSPTVSGAHQSFDVVGYHVEATDGRIGSVDEATYEVGESYLIVDTGPWIFGKKVMLPASTVTQIDPQEKKVFLSRTKQEIKDAPEFDDARFKEPEYRSQVGDYYGRFPYGGTGAF from the coding sequence GTGCAGAAGGATCTCTGGAGCTACAGCCCGACCGTCTCCGGCGCGCACCAGAGCTTCGACGTGGTCGGATACCACGTCGAAGCGACGGACGGCCGGATCGGATCCGTGGACGAGGCCACCTATGAGGTGGGCGAGAGCTACCTCATCGTGGACACCGGCCCGTGGATCTTCGGCAAGAAGGTCATGCTCCCGGCGAGCACCGTCACGCAGATCGACCCGCAGGAGAAGAAGGTCTTCCTGAGCCGTACCAAGCAGGAGATCAAGGACGCTCCCGAGTTCGACGACGCGAGATTCAAGGAACCCGAGTACCGCAGCCAGGTCGGCGACTACTACGGTCGCTTCCCTTACGGCGGGACGGGCGCCTTCTAG